The genomic DNA TGGGAATCTCGGGTTCCGGCGGTGGAGTGGTGGCCGTCATCGTTGCTCCGGTCTGCATCGGAGACGACGGCCCGGAGCCGAGGAGCGAGGCACGGTGATCTTGTTGAGGACTCGCGGTCCCAAGCACACTCACAGCAATAGCAGCAATTCCACCGATCGCTGCAGAGACTTTGACGCCGATTCTGGACATGTCGCACCAGTCCTTGCAATATATAGTATGTCTATATATATCGTGAAACGTTCCGGTGCAGGCGTCTATTCCCAATGGGGACCCAGATCGTTGATCGATCGCTGCTGTCGCTGAGTGTGGAAACGGTCGCGGTGACACTTGCCGAGGTCGTGTTGTGCAGCGATCTCGGTGCGCGTGATTCGACTAACTACATCGCGAATTGAGGATGTCCTCGAGCGCAAGTCGGACTATGGCGGAACTGCGGCCATGCTGTGGTCCCGCACCAGGGACACACGTCCTGCGCTGCCAAAATAGCAACCACCTTGCGCCTTGCGTGCTCTCCGCGGAGGCCTTGCAGGCCGACATGCCTAGCGGCCGAAGTTAACTCGGCGAATCGACTGCACCAGTCGATTCTGAGAAGGGTCTATTGCCTGACTCTGGGGCGTGGGTACGCACCTCCTGCACGTCGCAGTCCGACGAAGGCGTGATTATCGGCGCGATATATTCGGGAGTTATCGGCGTTCATGTTCACCAGCAAAGGACGCAACTTGAGCTGGCACGGGACCGGCTACCTGCGGTCGGGCAAGCTACGGCCCGATTCATCGAGTGACGAAATCGACCTCGGCACTTTTCACAGCTTTGTCCTCTCGCCCAGGCCCAGCCGTCAGCGATTTGGCGGCCGGATGGATCGGGGTCTACTTGATCCCGATGATTCCGTTCGAGAACGACACCGGTACCGACTGATCTAGCGAGGCCCCCGAGTCTGCGGAGCAACCGGGTCGATGACAGCGACCTTCCCCGTTGCCAGGCGCAATCTGCGAAGAATTGACCGTCGAACAGGGGCGCGATTTGTTTCGATCTGGCATTTGTGTCAGACCTCGCCGCCATGATGTTGGGAAGCAGATGGCTGAGGAGGGGCCCGCTGGTGAATGCGACGTTAGACGAACTGTTTACTCAGAACGAGGAGCTCCAGCGGTCGCGTGCTGTGCGGCTGCTAGCGGCGAAGAACTTGGCTCCGTACGTCACGTTGATGGAGCGTCACCTCGACCACAGCATCAAGGTTGCTGAATCGGAGCTGGTTGCCCGCCTGGGGCAGGACATGGCTGGTGTCGGGCTCGGCGAGATGCCGCCGCTCAATTTGATCAAGAGTTGGGCGAGCGACGGGTGGCTCAACCGGGTGTCTGACGGAGCTGGCGCCGGCGCGCAAAACGTGTGCTCACTGACCGAGGACGCACGCAGCGCACTGGCATTCCTGCGGCGGCTGCGGCGAGAGGACACCGTGGCCACCGGCGGGTCGATCATGGCGATCGAAGCGGGACTCAAACGTGTAGCGGGACAACTCGATGACGACCCACAGCGGGTCAAAGACGAGATTGAGGCACAGATTGTGCACCTGTATGAGCAGCTTGACGAGCTGGCTGACGGAAGCCGCCCAGAACCGGACCTGGTTAACCTTGAGGATGAGGCAAGGTTGATCGCCTTCCAGATGGAGCAGGTGATCACCGATATCGTCCGCTATGGCAGTCGGCAGAATGAGATCACTACGGGGCTAATTGATACCGACGACTCGGATTCGGGGTTCCGAGAGCAGAGTCATCAGCTGTTTTCCGAGTACGGGGAACTGTTTGGGTCACGGGAGAAGGCGTCGTATGCCGAGTTCACCCGGTTGGTCCAGGACCCCGACAAGCGGGCGCGGCTACGCGGCGATATCGCGCTGGTGGTAGAGCATCTGCCGCAGCTTGATATCGGTCTGCGCGAGGTCATGACGAATTTCTTCCGGTTGGTGTCGGCGCAGATCGCCGAAGTGTCGCGCATCGAACAGCGGTGTGCGCTGCGGATCAAGCGATTCTTCGCGGCAGGTACTGCCGAGCAGGCGCGCGGCGTTGCTCGCCAGCTCAACGAGGCGATCCTCAGTGGACACGCATTGCTGCGCAAGTCGGTGGTGGATTCGCCGATTGATGTGCAGTTGCCGGTGGGCCGCTCTGCCGTATCGTCAATTGGCGCATCGACGTTCGACATCAAAGATCTGCGTCCGCCGAAGGCCGCGGTAGAGGCCCCCTCAGTGGTCGACGTCAGTCAGTTCGCTGCCTTGGCGACCAGGGTGGATATGGCCGAGCTCGCCCGCCTGGTGAACACCGCGGTAGCTGTGGGACCGGTATCCCTTCCGGAGATGATTGGGATGGTCGATGCTCCGTACTTAGGTGATGTCGTAGTGCTCTGGGCGATGGCCCGAAAGCAGGACCGTACCGAAGAGGTATTCGGAGTCCGAGTCCGGTTCAAGTCGATCGATGGCCGCGACCGTGCGGTGTCGGTTCCGCCGCTGGTCTTCACCGAACCTGTTGCGGTGGCTGAGGGGATCGAGCCATGACCCTTATGGACGGCTTTGGCTTCGACGATCTCCCCGAGGTTGATCTGATGGCACCGGCTGCGCTGCCGGGCATGCGGGCGCCGCGGTTCGAGGACGACAGCAGTGAGCTGCCCGACAAAGCATGCTGGGCTCTGCAGAATCTGCTGACGCGCCGCTACCTGACCAAGGAGGCCAATCGCGAACCGTGGGCATGGATGATGGAGCACCGCAAAGTCATTGCCTCACGGGTCTCCGAATTGGACCTGCGGTTGAGGATCGCGGAGGACCTGGAGGTCGCCTACCTGGAACCAGCGGTGATGGAGAATCCCGCCACATACAGCCGCAAGGTGCTTCGCCGCGAGCCGTTGGGCACCTACGCCTCCATCATCGCCCTGCACCTGGCCAAAATCTCCCGGACCTCACACGACGAGCACGTCTTGATCAGCCGTGACGATATCCACGAACTGTTTGCCAACGTCAGCCACGGCGTCGACCGCGATGAAGCTATGATGGGCGGTCGCATCGACGAGGCCATCAAACGTCTAGCTAAAGCAGAGATGCTCATGCCGAGCCGCAACGACGAATACAGCTACACGATCAGCCCCATAGTCCTGGCCATCATGTCCGCCCAAATGATCGAAGCGCTCCAGCGTTCCTACGACCAACTCCTGCGCGGCGACGGTGACGACGGCAGCGGTGATGTGACCTCGCTTGAGGTCGTTGAGGAGCAAGAGGACCTCGATGACAACGAATAATGCTGTGGGCAAGCAGTTTTGGCTGTCACGACTACAAATCATCAACTGGGGTGTCTTCGACGACTACCACACCATGGCGTTCACGAGGTACGGGACGTTGATCACCGGTCAATCAGGAACTGGCAAGTCATCGCTACTGGATGCGATCTCATTGGCGTTTTTGTCCTCAGCTCGGCGAAACTTCAATGCCTCCAGCGACACCACCGCCGCAGGATCTGGCCTGGGAAAGCGCACCGTCGACAAATACGTGCGAGGGCTGTGGGGAGAGCTGAAAAACCCCGGCGAAAGAGCTAAACAGATGTACCTGCGCGGGACGGGCGCCGCCTGGTCGGCGATCGCGATCACCTACAGCGGCACAGACGGGTCCACCGTGACCGGCCTGGTCCTCAAATGGCTTGCAGCAGGAACGGACACCGATTCATCGAGCCGCTGGTTCCTCATTCACGACGCTCCCGACATCCGCACCTTGTGCAATACTTGGGCCACCCGCAACTACTCGTCAGCGGTCTTCGAGGGCGCCGGATGGAAACCGTTCAAACACGAACGCCCATACCTCGATCAGCTGTATGCCATCATCGGTATCCAAGGATCAGCCGCCGCCCAGCAGCTACTCGGCAAAGCGAAATCACTCAAAAGCGTAGGTGGACTGGAACAATTCGTCCGCGAGTATATGCTCGACGAACCCGAATCCTTGACCGGTGTCGCTGACGCCCTCGGTCAGATCACGCCGCTCGTCGAAGCCCGCAACGCCCTGGCGGTCGTGACCCGGCAACGCAATACTCTTGGGGACATCGAACAGATTCAACTTACGTATGCCGGCGATGCCGCCCAATTAGCCGCTGTCGACGTTGTCGACCCGCAGATGGTGCGCGCATGGATCGACCACCAGCGCCTGGCGCAGGCCCGCCCGGAAATCGATAGCCTCACCGACGAGATCAACCGTCTCGGCGCAGAGCGCGACACTCTGATAACAGAGCAGGATGAGCTCACCGGCAAGCGCGACGAACTCATGGCGCGAATTAACCAGGTAAACAGGGACTTAGCGCCTCTCAAAATTGAGATCGCCCGAGCCAAAAAGGATTCCGAACAAGTCGACGCCTTGCGCGCACGCTACGACACACTGTTGGACGAACTGGGCTATTCCGAGCTTCAGGTGGAGAACGCTGCGGACTTTGAGACCATGCGGGCCGATAGCCAGACCGAGACAATCAGGATCAACAATGAACTGACGGTGGGACGGGACCCATATCTCCGGGCTGCAGGCTTGTTATCGCTTGCGCGCGAACGGCTCTCGGCGGTGTCGGACGAACTTGTGGCCGCTGAGCGGGCCACCACATCAGTGCCCCACGACGAAGATCGCATGCGGGCGATGATCACCGCCGACTTGGGAGTCTCGGCCAAGCATCTGCCATATGTGTGTGAATTACTCGACCTGCGGCCCGGCCAGGAACGTTGGCGTAAAGCAGTGGAGAAAGTGTTGCGGCCCACCGGACTGTGTCTCTTGGTCCCCGACCGCTTTCACCACCGGGTTCTGCAGTTCGTCAACGCTCACCACATGGGTGGACTGCTGCAGATCGAGCGTGTCAGCGCCGACACACTCGCACGGACGCCCGATCCTGGATCGCTGGCCGAATGCCTCAAACTCGCCGACACCCGGAACGAATGTTCCACCACCGCAAACAATCTCATAACGCGAGTCGGCGATTACATTCGTGTGGACAGGACCGAGGATTTCAGTCGGCATCGCCGGGCCGTCACCGACCAAGGACTGCGCCAAGAAAACGAACGCCGCGCAGTCAAAGACGACCGCCGCGAACTGCGACTGTCCGAATACATCTTCCGCGGCGACCCCGAAGAAAAGCGGGCCGCCCTGCGGGCTGAACGCCAACAAGCACTTACGGACCTGGATGATGCCACCGATGCAATGACCACGATGGACACCGACCGCGAGCGACTGAACGCCGAGGCGCGCCGCTGGAGCACGCTCTACGACGACTTCCAGCATTGGAGCCTGATCGACACCGATGCCGCCGACGCGGAAGTCCAACGGCTCGAAGTGCAACTCACCACGCTGATGCAGCAGAATCCGGACCTGCAAGCACTACAGGACCAGTCAGAGGAATACCGCAAGCAGGTCAATGCACGCAACGGTTGCATCGGTGTTCTGGACAACCGAATCGAAGCTCATGACGAGCGCCGCACCGCATTGTTGCGCGTGCTCGAACATGTCAAACCCGCTGAGCTGGGCGCGCATTCGCGTGCTTGCATCGAATCGTACGTGCAGCAGGTTCCGCTGACCCTTGATGTGCTGACACCAGAGCCTTACCGCCACGAACTGTGGCGGCAGATCGAAAAAGAGCAGGCGCTGCTGCGGGAAAGCGTCGCGCGCTCGCGCAGGGATCTGAGCAGAATCCTGACCACCTTCGACCGGGACTTTCCCGAGGCCATACCGAACAACGGTGACAACTTCGACGAGAGGGTGCACGACTACGTCGAGTTGTGCCGGCGGATCGACAGTCGGGACCTGCCCAGCGCACACGAACGGATGCTGCGCCTGATCACCGAGCAGGCTCCCACCGCGGTGCTACGGCTCTACCAGATGGCCGAGGAGGAGGCGCACCGCATCGAAGACCAGATCGCCCGCGTCAATATCGGTTTGGGTGCAGTCGACTTCAACCGCGGGACGCGGTTGACGCTGCGCGCTGACCCCAAACCGCTTCAAGCGGTCGCCGAACTCAAAGAACGGGCCCGCGGCATCTCGTCGCGGATCTCTGACGTCGCGGCGCAGGACCGCAAGGCCGTTCATGACCAGTATCAGGACATTCTTGACCTGCGAAACCTGTTGGCCTCCGAGACCGCTGAAACCCGGCAATGGACCCGCGATGCCCTCGATGTGCGCAACCGGTTCGTGCTGTATTGCGAGGAAAGCGACGCAATCACGGGGACGCCGATCCGCACCTACAGCAACGCGGGTGCCAATTCGGGTGGGGAACAAGAGAAACTGATGGCGTTCTGCTTGGCGGGGGCGTTGAGCTACAACCTGGCCGACGCCGAAGTCGGCGACAATCGACCAGTGTTCTCGCAGTTGATGCTCGATGAAGCGTTTTCCAAGTCCGACCCGCAGTTCGCCCAGCAGGCCCTCTCGGCCCTCCGCAAGTTCGGTTTTCAATTGGTTATTGTGGCGACCGTACAGAACAGCACCACCATCCAGCCCTACATCGACAGCGTGATCATGGTGGCCAAAGACGACCGCCCTGGCGCGCGGCCAGTGGCGTCGACCAAGGTGCTCACCATCGAAGACTTCGCAAACATCGAACCGACCGCCGCCGCCGTGCCCGCGCGGGCGACCTCGTAAGACCCATGCTCACCGTCGAGGACGCCATCGCCGAGGTCATCGAGATATGCCGCGGCAAGATGTTGGCATGGGCACGAGGATTGGGCCTGGGGCCCTTATGCATCGCTCTCCGTCCGCCAAAAAAGCTGCATACCAACGAAGAGACCGTCACCGCGCAACAGGTGTGGGCGACATGGCGGTTAGCCATAGAGGCCGGAATGCCTGGTGAGGTCACCCCGGTGCGCCGCGCAACCCCGCACAAGCTCAACACGGTAGAACTTGCCAGCAAGTGGGAGCTGCCAATCGACGCGGCGTGGAACTACTGCCCCGAGTTGCATAACGAATACCTCTCTGCCGGCGCGCGATTCAGACAAGCCGCCGATCATCCGGCCATAATCTGGGGATCAGCCTCTGAAATTCCGGATGGCGCTGCCACAAAGATTGCTGCGCTCGCGGAGGAGGATTGGGCGCATGCCTTGGAAGTGATCAACCGGCTTGCTGCCGGGCCAGGGCAAGCGATGATGGTGCGCCAACTGGCCGTGCCGGGAGTGCACAGCAAGTGGATCGAACAAAACGCCTCCCTGCTGTGCACATTGATCGGCCTGACCAAGGCGGGCCCAGACGACGGAACGCCACTGGAACGGCTACTGCGGCAAGTCGGTATCCAGGCTAAAGAGGCACCGATACATATCGCGCTGCGCTGCCCCAAACTACGTGCGACCGCCGCACAGCTAGCGGCGTTCCACGCCTCAATTCGGGCGCTCAACAATTCGACGATCGACCCGCCGGTACTGCTCATTATCGAGAATGACGAACTCGGCTACACAATCACCGCAGATATCGACGGTCTCGTCATCATCCACGGCCTCGGCGCCGCCGCGCCGCTACTAGCGGGCCTCAACTGGTGTCACACTGCGCGAGTCTTGTACTGGGGTGACATCGACCGAGCGGGACTGTCCATCCTGGCGACCCTGCGCCGTGCCGGTATCAAGGCAACCTCAGTGCTCATGGATCCCGACACCTTGGACAGATTCGATGACCAAGCCCACAACACCCGAAGCCAAAAAGGCAGCCTGGACGTGCCCGTCGAACTCACCGAGACCGAACGCATGCTTTACCAACAACTTAACGAGCATTACCAGGCAGACGGGGTTGACTGGCAACTCGAGCAGGAGGCGCTTGATCCGCAATACGCTCTCGACGTAATCGCCGCCGCTGCGGAGCATGCACTTGGCGAGAACAAAGCCTCGGGCGAGCAGAACTGCTGACGACGGAAACATCGTCGCTCAGGGCGACGGCACTAGCATGAGGCTCTTTGCGATCTGCCATGCCGCAGCGAGATTTTCGGCACGGTTGCGCCCGGTGACTTCGCCGAGATGTCGGCTGAACCGGCGATCGTTTGGACTGCCATCGTAGTGCTGCATAGATCTGGTTGTATCTGAGCTGCAGGACCACTCGTCCAAGTGCAGGTTGATCGGCGATAACCACTCGTCGATGTCGGCCGCTGGCGGCGGTGTCGGCGCGCTGAAAGTACTGGATTGCTGTTGTCCGGTCCCGAACAACTCACAGCGCTCCTGGTCGGTCAGCAGCGGGATAGCTTCCAGGTCGCTGTCGGTAAACCCGGCCTCAGGGAGTTGCTCAAGAACATGGGCAACCAGTCGAGGCTCCTCTAGTGCTACACCGGACCGGTCGCCATAGACGCGGCCGGTCTCGTTGAGGATTCGGAACATCGTGCGGTAGTGGTAATCCGACAAGTGGCCGCGATCGCACCAGGGGCAGCCCTGATGCGCTGCAGCAGAGTCGAGTTCGTCGGACAAGGCGCCAGACGGGTTGTGAGCTGCTCGATCTTCGTTGCTGTTGACGCCGTCAGCTGCCGTATCCGGATGAATGTCAGCTGTCGACAAGCTCGTCGACCATTTCGGCGGCTTCGTCGTCGAGTTCGACGTCGAGCCAGCCTCGTAGGCCCAGGACCGCGAGTGCGTCGACGATGTCGCTGCGTTCGACTTTTGGGGTTCGGCGGATCTTCCATTGCTCGACTGAGGTGATTACTTCGCTGGCTGTTGGTCGGCGGCCGTATTCGTCGGCCAGGGCGGCGGCGGTGAAGTGGACGGTGGCGGCGACTTCGGCGGTTTTGGTGTTCATGCGTGCCATCAGGTCGACAGTGCGATCGACGGCGGCGCGCCATTGCTCCATGCGGTCGCGGTAGCTGGTGACGGCGTCGCGGTAGGTGGGGCCGACGCGGACGATGAACATGTTGCCGGCTTGCTGTTCGATGGCGAGTCCGTTGTTTTGCAGCCTGGCGAGGTGGCGTTTGAGGGTCGGCGCGAAGGGGCCGTAGCTGTCTTTTTGGAAGTCCAGGCCGGTTGGGATGCCGGTTTGGGAGGCGAAGTAGACGAGCTTTTGGAACATGATGCGCCCGACTGGCCAGTGGTGTTCTTGGCGCTGGAGGCGGTCGAGGATCGCGACGACGGCGACCCATTCGGGGGGCACGTAGCGGTCAGGTACGTCTGGGTCGGCGGGGTCGGCGGCGGGGTGGTCGAGGTCGAGGGCGAGCTGCTCGACGTCGGGTGATTCGCCGTGGGGGACGTAGAGATCGACGGGGATGTCGAGCTGCTGCAGATAGCGCATCAGCGTGGGGCCGACGACTTTCCATTCGAGCTGGCCGTTGCCGCATCCGAGTGGCGGGACCGCGAGGGAGGTGACGCCCCATTCTTTGTAGTGGGCCTGCAGGTATTGGAGGCCTTCGACGATGTCTTGCAGGCGGCTCACGGCGCGCCAGTGGCCTTTGGTCGGGAAGTTGATGATGAGGTGGTCGTCGGCTTTGTATGGGTAGGGGCGGCCGAGTTGCACTTCTTTGCGGTCGCAGCGGGCGACGTAGTCCTTGAACATGTCGGGGTAGCGCTTTTTGAATGCGAGGGCGACGCCTTTGCCCATCACTCCGACGCAGTTGACGGTGTTGACGATGGTTTGTGCGGGTGAGTCCAGGACGTTGCCGGTCACCAGGCGGACGTTGGAACGGTCATCCGAAGAAGACATATCCGTTCACCTCCACTGCTAATTCTGCGCTGACCTTATTGCATCGGCCGATACCGTCGGCGGTGTGCACGTAGCAGCCGGTGATGTGTTCGGGGCCGACCCTGTGCGGCACGAGTACTTCGGCGCTGCGTTGGCGTTTGCGCTCACGTTTGATCCAGGGGTCTGGGTGGTCCCAGGAGTGTGCGTAGACACGTTCGGGATCGAGGCTGGCCAGTCCTGCCGGCGATGCTCCGAACTTCGTGCCTGACGATGCGGCGTTGCCGTCGGCGATCACAACCCCCGGGGTTTCGAGCACGCTATGCGCCACTCGCAACACAACCATGGTCTCTCGCATTCCTCGGCGGTCGTACATCATCGCGTTGCGGGCATCGAAGTAGAGGTTGACGTAGTCGTGGAGTTGCATGCCGCCGGGCACCTGTTTGTCGGCTCGTCGGTCCTGGACACTTTCGTTGGCGATCGACAGGTGTGAGAGGGCTGCGGCGCGGTTGTGGCTGACGATGCCGTGTTGCAGGATCGACGCCAGGTTGGCCAGCGGCGTGATGTAGTGCAGCTCCTGTACCCGGTTGCGGTCCACTCACAGATTGTGCCGTGCGCTCATTCCTTTCCCTCGTTTCCCCTAGCTGGACTGTAGGGGCTTGGTGTGACACGACGAGGGATGTGTGGCTGTTCGGTGGGGTCGGATCGTCGTGCGTGATGCGGAGGGTTGTGTGAGCCGGCGGCTGTGTCGCAACTATTGCAGCGGACTTTAGTTGCGCGTTGTTCATCTTTTTCAGCGCTTTTGGTTGCGATAGCTGGTAGGGTCGCCGTTATGCCCACCGCACTCCCCTCCAGCTCCGGCACTGCCGCTGCTGGACTACTCGCGGCCCACGAGTTGCGCGTACGCATGGCCGAGGACCGCGCGCAGTCTTCGGACCCCGCGTGCTGGCTCCCCGAGCAATCTCAGTGCGATCTGCTCGCCAGGCAGGTGCAGGCGGTGATTGATCGGGCGATCGACGCCGCCACCGAGGTCGTCGAGCGCGAGCTTTACCGGGGCATTCGGGCCGGTGTTGCTGCGCTCCTGGCTCAAAGCTCCGAACCGGCTGCTACCGATGCGCTTGCTCGTATGACCGTCCGGTGGACCGTCGTGGACGGTGAACTCTGCCGGGTCGACGAGCTTGAGGAGGATGTGGATCCGGGCGCGGATGACATGGGCAGTACCTTCGCGCAGCTGCTCGCAATCGGGTTGGCCAACCGGGCCGGCCTTGGTGTGCGCTGGCTCGTGCAGCGGGCCCGCGAGGTCGATGATGAGATCGATCCCGGCAGGGGGGCCGCGCGGTGGGCTGACATCGGCGCGGTCCTGCGAATCACTCCCCAGGCTGCGGCCAAGCGTTTCGGCGGTGACGGATCTATATCGGCCTGCGGTCCGATCTGTGAGGCACTTGAACCTGTGTTGGAATCCGCTGTGCGAAAGCGCATCTAACCTGCACTTTGGGGCCGACGTCGTTAGCGCAACCGCGTTGCTGTGAACCTGCACAACCGTGTGGTTTCGGCTTTGCCGGTCTCGATTGGAAAAATTCGCTGCCAGAATCAAATGGAACTCGCATTACCCGCAGGTCAGGGGAGTGTCATTGCCGACGCAGTTCTGGAAACGACACTCCTCATGTCGGTCGCCATTCTCGATGGCGCATTGTCATTTGAAATGGCGCAACTTGGCGCGTGTGCCATCTGGATGACAACAGGAACAGTGTGTCAGCGTATCCGCCGCTGCCGACGGATTGTGGACGCTGACAACCGGGTTCGGTGATCCGGTCTCCTTCGCGGTCGCCTGACAACAGCGTCGTCTCGTTGCAGCAGGGGGCTGGCTCACCCACCTTGTGGGTCCGACGGTAGTTCAGGAGCAAGGAAGCAAGTTCGACGCTGTGGTGATGATGTGGAGTTAGTCGATTGCCGTCGGTCAGGCGGTGTCGAGGACGGCTTTCGTAAAGACAGCTCGAACGGTCAGTGCAACGTCGTGCAGGACGGTGTCAGGATCGGCACTCCTGTTGATCGCGCAGATGACCGTCGAGACGGTGCCATGTTCGCTGCGGAGGACACTGGCCGCGTCCCGGACCGCGCCGCCGGTGGTGATGACGTCCTCGATGAGGGTGATGGTTTTTCCGGTGACGTCGGCGCCTTCGGCGAGCCTGCAGGTGCCATAGGTCTTGGCGGCCTTCCGGACGAATAGCGTTGGTATGCCGGTCAGTTGGCTCATGACGGTGGCCAGTGGAATACCGCCGAGCTCCAGGCCGCCGAGCAGGTCAGTGTCGGCGGGAATGAGCGGAACCATGGCCTCGCACACGCGTCGTAGCAATTGAGGGTCTGACTCGAACAGGTACTTGTCGAAGTACTCATGAGACGGTTGGCCTGACCGAAGCCGAAACTGCCCCTGAAGGCGGCAGGCGTGGTTCACATCGGCGGCGAGCGATTTGCGGTCCATGTTGTTCATCGTGGCACCAGTAACCGCGCAGAATCTGCAAGGACAGGTTGACGCAGCGTCTCAGCCAGTTGGGTGACGCTG from Mycobacterium sp. DL440 includes the following:
- a CDS encoding DUF3375 family protein; this translates as MLGSRWLRRGPLVNATLDELFTQNEELQRSRAVRLLAAKNLAPYVTLMERHLDHSIKVAESELVARLGQDMAGVGLGEMPPLNLIKSWASDGWLNRVSDGAGAGAQNVCSLTEDARSALAFLRRLRREDTVATGGSIMAIEAGLKRVAGQLDDDPQRVKDEIEAQIVHLYEQLDELADGSRPEPDLVNLEDEARLIAFQMEQVITDIVRYGSRQNEITTGLIDTDDSDSGFREQSHQLFSEYGELFGSREKASYAEFTRLVQDPDKRARLRGDIALVVEHLPQLDIGLREVMTNFFRLVSAQIAEVSRIEQRCALRIKRFFAAGTAEQARGVARQLNEAILSGHALLRKSVVDSPIDVQLPVGRSAVSSIGASTFDIKDLRPPKAAVEAPSVVDVSQFAALATRVDMAELARLVNTAVAVGPVSLPEMIGMVDAPYLGDVVVLWAMARKQDRTEEVFGVRVRFKSIDGRDRAVSVPPLVFTEPVAVAEGIEP
- a CDS encoding ATP-binding protein, yielding MTTNNAVGKQFWLSRLQIINWGVFDDYHTMAFTRYGTLITGQSGTGKSSLLDAISLAFLSSARRNFNASSDTTAAGSGLGKRTVDKYVRGLWGELKNPGERAKQMYLRGTGAAWSAIAITYSGTDGSTVTGLVLKWLAAGTDTDSSSRWFLIHDAPDIRTLCNTWATRNYSSAVFEGAGWKPFKHERPYLDQLYAIIGIQGSAAAQQLLGKAKSLKSVGGLEQFVREYMLDEPESLTGVADALGQITPLVEARNALAVVTRQRNTLGDIEQIQLTYAGDAAQLAAVDVVDPQMVRAWIDHQRLAQARPEIDSLTDEINRLGAERDTLITEQDELTGKRDELMARINQVNRDLAPLKIEIARAKKDSEQVDALRARYDTLLDELGYSELQVENAADFETMRADSQTETIRINNELTVGRDPYLRAAGLLSLARERLSAVSDELVAAERATTSVPHDEDRMRAMITADLGVSAKHLPYVCELLDLRPGQERWRKAVEKVLRPTGLCLLVPDRFHHRVLQFVNAHHMGGLLQIERVSADTLARTPDPGSLAECLKLADTRNECSTTANNLITRVGDYIRVDRTEDFSRHRRAVTDQGLRQENERRAVKDDRRELRLSEYIFRGDPEEKRAALRAERQQALTDLDDATDAMTTMDTDRERLNAEARRWSTLYDDFQHWSLIDTDAADAEVQRLEVQLTTLMQQNPDLQALQDQSEEYRKQVNARNGCIGVLDNRIEAHDERRTALLRVLEHVKPAELGAHSRACIESYVQQVPLTLDVLTPEPYRHELWRQIEKEQALLRESVARSRRDLSRILTTFDRDFPEAIPNNGDNFDERVHDYVELCRRIDSRDLPSAHERMLRLITEQAPTAVLRLYQMAEEEAHRIEDQIARVNIGLGAVDFNRGTRLTLRADPKPLQAVAELKERARGISSRISDVAAQDRKAVHDQYQDILDLRNLLASETAETRQWTRDALDVRNRFVLYCEESDAITGTPIRTYSNAGANSGGEQEKLMAFCLAGALSYNLADAEVGDNRPVFSQLMLDEAFSKSDPQFAQQALSALRKFGFQLVIVATVQNSTTIQPYIDSVIMVAKDDRPGARPVASTKVLTIEDFANIEPTAAAVPARATS
- a CDS encoding Wadjet anti-phage system protein JetD domain-containing protein, with translation MLTVEDAIAEVIEICRGKMLAWARGLGLGPLCIALRPPKKLHTNEETVTAQQVWATWRLAIEAGMPGEVTPVRRATPHKLNTVELASKWELPIDAAWNYCPELHNEYLSAGARFRQAADHPAIIWGSASEIPDGAATKIAALAEEDWAHALEVINRLAAGPGQAMMVRQLAVPGVHSKWIEQNASLLCTLIGLTKAGPDDGTPLERLLRQVGIQAKEAPIHIALRCPKLRATAAQLAAFHASIRALNNSTIDPPVLLIIENDELGYTITADIDGLVIIHGLGAAAPLLAGLNWCHTARVLYWGDIDRAGLSILATLRRAGIKATSVLMDPDTLDRFDDQAHNTRSQKGSLDVPVELTETERMLYQQLNEHYQADGVDWQLEQEALDPQYALDVIAAAAEHALGENKASGEQNC
- a CDS encoding macro domain-containing protein, with product MTGNVLDSPAQTIVNTVNCVGVMGKGVALAFKKRYPDMFKDYVARCDRKEVQLGRPYPYKADDHLIINFPTKGHWRAVSRLQDIVEGLQYLQAHYKEWGVTSLAVPPLGCGNGQLEWKVVGPTLMRYLQQLDIPVDLYVPHGESPDVEQLALDLDHPAADPADPDVPDRYVPPEWVAVVAILDRLQRQEHHWPVGRIMFQKLVYFASQTGIPTGLDFQKDSYGPFAPTLKRHLARLQNNGLAIEQQAGNMFIVRVGPTYRDAVTSYRDRMEQWRAAVDRTVDLMARMNTKTAEVAATVHFTAAALADEYGRRPTASEVITSVEQWKIRRTPKVERSDIVDALAVLGLRGWLDVELDDEAAEMVDELVDS
- a CDS encoding orotate phosphoribosyltransferase, translating into MNNMDRKSLAADVNHACRLQGQFRLRSGQPSHEYFDKYLFESDPQLLRRVCEAMVPLIPADTDLLGGLELGGIPLATVMSQLTGIPTLFVRKAAKTYGTCRLAEGADVTGKTITLIEDVITTGGAVRDAASVLRSEHGTVSTVICAINRSADPDTVLHDVALTVRAVFTKAVLDTA
- a CDS encoding DUF4433 domain-containing protein; amino-acid sequence: MDRNRVQELHYITPLANLASILQHGIVSHNRAAALSHLSIANESVQDRRADKQVPGGMQLHDYVNLYFDARNAMMYDRRGMRETMVVLRVAHSVLETPGVVIADGNAASSGTKFGASPAGLASLDPERVYAHSWDHPDPWIKRERKRQRSAEVLVPHRVGPEHITGCYVHTADGIGRCNKVSAELAVEVNGYVFFG
- a CDS encoding DUF4194 domain-containing protein, whose product is MTLMDGFGFDDLPEVDLMAPAALPGMRAPRFEDDSSELPDKACWALQNLLTRRYLTKEANREPWAWMMEHRKVIASRVSELDLRLRIAEDLEVAYLEPAVMENPATYSRKVLRREPLGTYASIIALHLAKISRTSHDEHVLISRDDIHELFANVSHGVDRDEAMMGGRIDEAIKRLAKAEMLMPSRNDEYSYTISPIVLAIMSAQMIEALQRSYDQLLRGDGDDGSGDVTSLEVVEEQEDLDDNE